From a single Staphylococcus epidermidis genomic region:
- a CDS encoding DMT family transporter, whose protein sequence is MFFLYLLGIFVGMLLPIQTSINSRLSQFTRSSFYASTISFAVGTICLLVLNIIIHPQVLTPEFFSKQTLNYTWVLGGLLGVIYLTGNLLLLPRLGAALTVVITVTGQIIMGVIIDTFGLLGAHQQSFTLFKGVGIIFLITGIIFMNYVRRHPVNRHKNTPIVFWLLIGFVFGFAPPIQTTINSTLAQHTHSSIFASLISFSVGTIALFILTLVFNRSLKISSTHKTLGKIKSIYFIGGILGMAFVTSNIILMPFLGAALTTIIAMMGQMIMGIIIDHFGLLGSPKNKITSRKLGGLLCIAIGIILLRLF, encoded by the coding sequence TTGTTTTTTCTATATCTTTTAGGAATTTTTGTTGGCATGTTACTTCCTATTCAAACTTCAATCAACTCAAGGCTAAGCCAATTTACCCGTTCATCTTTTTATGCTTCAACCATATCTTTTGCTGTCGGAACAATATGCTTACTTGTGCTTAATATCATTATTCATCCACAAGTATTAACACCAGAATTCTTTTCTAAGCAAACACTTAACTATACTTGGGTCCTAGGAGGACTATTAGGTGTTATCTATTTAACTGGAAACTTATTATTATTACCAAGATTAGGCGCAGCACTTACTGTTGTTATTACGGTTACAGGGCAAATTATTATGGGTGTAATCATTGATACATTTGGATTATTGGGCGCCCATCAACAATCTTTTACATTATTTAAAGGTGTTGGAATTATATTTTTAATTACTGGAATTATATTTATGAATTATGTTCGTAGACATCCTGTTAATAGACATAAGAATACACCAATAGTATTCTGGTTGCTTATTGGATTCGTATTTGGTTTCGCTCCGCCAATCCAAACAACAATCAACAGCACACTGGCTCAACACACACACTCATCCATATTTGCTTCACTCATATCATTTAGCGTTGGTACAATAGCGTTATTTATATTAACATTAGTATTTAATCGTAGTCTGAAAATATCATCTACTCATAAAACACTAGGTAAGATTAAATCTATTTATTTTATTGGAGGGATACTAGGAATGGCATTCGTAACATCTAATATTATTTTAATGCCTTTCTTAGGAGCAGCTTTAACTACTATAATTGCTATGATGGGCCAAATGATTATGGGTATTATTATCGATCATTTCGGTTTGTTGGGTTCACCTAAAAACAAAATAACATCACGTAAGTTAGGTGGATTATTATGTATAGCTATAGGTATTATTTTATTACGATTATTTTAA
- a CDS encoding DUF4040 family protein, whose protein sequence is MSLVYLMATNLLVMLIVLFTLSHRQLRKVAGYVALIAPIVTSTYFIMKIPDVIRNKFIAVRLPWMPSIDINLDLRLDGLSLMFGLIISLIGVGVFFYATQYLSHSTDNLPRFFIYLLLFMFSMIGIVIANNTILMYVFWELTSISSFLLISYWYNNGESQLGAIQSFMITVFGGLALLTGFIILYIITGTNTITDILNQRNAISRHPLFIPMILMLLLGAFTKSAQFPFHIWLPKAMAAPTPVSAYLHSATMVKAGIFLLFRFTPLLGLSNVYIYTVTFVGLITMLFGSLTALRQYDLKGILAYSTISQLGMIMTMVGLGGGYAQHTSDELSKFYILVLFAGLFHLMNHAVFKCALFMGVGIIDHESGTRDIRLLNGMRKVFPKMHIVMLLAALSMAGVPFLNGFLSKEMFLDSLTKANELDQYGFVLTFVIISIGVIASILTFTYALYMIKETFWGNYNIEKFKRKQIHEPWLFSLPAVILMLLIPVIFFVPNVFGNFVILPATRSVSGIGAEVDAFVPHISQWHGVNLPLILSIVVIIIGLILALVVNWKEVTHQIIKSASITDGYRKIYREFELYSARGIRALMNNKLNYYIMITLFIFVAIVVYGYLTVGFPHVHQLHISSFGPLEVILSVVTLIIGISLIFIRQRLTMVVLNGMIGFAVTLYFIAMKAPDLALTQLVVETITTILFIVSFSRLPNIPRVKANLKKETFKIIVSLVMALTVVSLIFVAQQADGMPSIAKFYEDAYELTGGKNIVNAILGDFRALDTMFEGLVLIIAGLGIYTLLNYKDRRGQDERE, encoded by the coding sequence ATGAGTTTAGTATATCTTATGGCGACTAATTTATTAGTCATGCTCATAGTTTTATTCACTCTGAGTCATCGTCAACTAAGAAAGGTTGCGGGCTATGTTGCATTAATAGCTCCTATTGTGACATCTACATATTTTATTATGAAAATACCAGATGTGATTCGAAATAAGTTTATTGCTGTTCGATTACCATGGATGCCTTCAATTGATATTAATTTAGATTTAAGATTAGATGGTTTAAGTTTAATGTTCGGCTTAATTATTTCGCTAATAGGTGTGGGTGTATTTTTTTATGCTACGCAATATTTATCCCACAGTACGGACAATCTTCCTAGATTTTTCATCTATTTACTATTATTTATGTTCAGTATGATTGGCATTGTAATAGCTAATAATACCATCTTAATGTATGTATTTTGGGAACTCACAAGTATTTCCTCATTCTTGCTTATATCCTATTGGTACAATAATGGTGAAAGTCAATTAGGCGCCATTCAATCTTTCATGATTACAGTGTTTGGTGGGCTAGCGTTATTAACAGGATTTATCATTTTATATATCATTACAGGAACAAACACAATTACTGATATCCTTAATCAACGCAATGCAATTTCACGACATCCTTTATTTATACCAATGATTTTGATGCTATTATTAGGTGCTTTTACCAAATCTGCACAATTTCCGTTTCATATTTGGTTACCAAAGGCCATGGCAGCACCTACACCAGTAAGTGCTTATCTTCATTCGGCAACAATGGTAAAGGCTGGAATCTTTTTACTATTTAGATTTACACCTTTATTGGGACTTAGTAATGTTTATATTTATACAGTGACATTTGTTGGTCTAATAACTATGTTATTTGGATCTTTAACTGCTTTACGACAATACGACTTAAAAGGTATACTCGCTTATTCTACAATAAGTCAATTAGGTATGATTATGACAATGGTAGGTCTAGGTGGCGGTTATGCTCAGCACACATCAGATGAATTGTCTAAGTTTTATATTTTAGTTTTATTTGCTGGCTTATTCCATTTAATGAATCATGCGGTTTTTAAATGTGCATTATTTATGGGCGTTGGTATCATTGATCACGAGTCCGGAACACGTGATATTCGTTTGCTAAATGGTATGCGTAAAGTCTTCCCTAAAATGCATATTGTCATGTTGCTCGCTGCATTATCTATGGCAGGTGTTCCTTTTTTAAATGGCTTTTTAAGTAAGGAAATGTTTTTAGATTCGTTAACTAAAGCAAACGAACTTGATCAATATGGCTTCGTATTAACGTTTGTGATTATTTCAATAGGTGTCATCGCGAGTATATTGACTTTTACTTATGCACTTTACATGATAAAAGAAACATTCTGGGGAAATTACAATATAGAAAAATTTAAACGTAAACAAATACATGAACCATGGCTATTTAGTTTACCAGCTGTGATTTTAATGTTACTCATTCCAGTTATCTTCTTTGTTCCAAACGTTTTTGGCAACTTTGTTATTTTGCCCGCAACCAGATCTGTATCTGGGATAGGTGCGGAGGTTGATGCATTTGTGCCACATATTTCTCAGTGGCATGGTGTGAATCTTCCATTAATTTTAAGTATAGTTGTTATTATTATTGGACTTATTTTAGCTCTAGTTGTGAATTGGAAAGAGGTTACGCATCAAATAATCAAAAGTGCTTCGATTACAGATGGCTATCGGAAAATTTATAGAGAATTTGAATTATACTCAGCCCGTGGTATACGTGCATTGATGAATAATAAATTGAATTATTACATCATGATTACATTATTTATTTTTGTAGCTATTGTAGTTTATGGATATTTGACTGTGGGTTTTCCTCATGTACATCAGCTTCATATTAGTTCTTTCGGACCGTTGGAAGTTATCTTATCAGTTGTAACATTGATTATCGGCATTTCATTAATCTTTATTCGTCAACGACTAACGATGGTGGTATTGAATGGAATGATTGGATTCGCAGTTACATTATATTTTATTGCAATGAAAGCTCCAGATTTAGCTTTAACACAGTTAGTTGTTGAAACTATTACGACAATCTTATTTATTGTTAGTTTTTCGAGACTACCTAACATCCCTCGAGTTAAGGCAAATTTAAAAAAAGAGACCTTCAAAATCATTGTGTCACTTGTTATGGCATTGACGGTGGTATCACTTATTTTTGTTGCTCAACAAGCAGATGGTATGCCTTCAATTGCTAAATTTTATGAAGATGCATATGAACTTACAGGTGGAAAAAATATTGTCAATGCTATACTAGGTGACTTCAGAGCTTTAGATACTATGTTTGAAGGACTAGTGTTAATCATAGCTGGATTAGGTATTTATACGTTACTTAATTACAAAGATAGGAGGGGGCAAGATGAAAGAGAATGA
- a CDS encoding cation:proton antiporter: MEIFETLLIFVALVIVSSFVHTFIPKVPLAFIQIFLGMILYLTPIPVEFNFDSELFMVTLIAPLLFVEGVNVSRVHLRKYIKPVMMMALGLVITTVIGVGLFIHWIWPELPIGAAFAIAAILCPTDAVAVQAITKGKVLPKGSMTILEGESLLNDAAGIISFKIAVGVLITGTFSIFDAIQQFLIASIGGAIVGLIIGMALVRFRLTLMRRGIENINMFTFIQLLTPFVTYLIAELFHASGIIAAVVAGLVHGFERDRIAQTRTQLQMSYNHTWSILGYVLNGFVFSILGFLVPEVIVKIIKTEPHNLLFLIVITLLVALAVYLFRFVWVYVLYPYFYLSVSPFQKMISKNDEDKVTESKPKRSLYALIMTLCGVHGTISLAIALTLPYLLANHETFAYRNDLLFIASGMVILSLIIAQVILPLVTPDSPEVKIGNMSFKEARIYILEHVIDYLNQKSTFETSYRYGNVIKDYHDKLTFLKTVEKEDENSKELERLQKIAFNVETKTLEKLVDDGEITESVLENYMRYAERTEVYKQASLLRRIIVGLRGMLLKRRVKTKINSASSLSVTDNLLELGKINKLVHYNVVSRLAKEATTDNKLEVGMICDGYLMRIDNLTPNNFFNSRHEDTLTKIKLNALREQRRILRELIENDEITEGTALKLRESINYDEMVIVDSMT; this comes from the coding sequence GTGGAGATATTTGAAACTCTACTCATATTTGTCGCACTAGTTATTGTGAGCTCCTTTGTACATACTTTCATACCTAAAGTACCTCTTGCATTTATCCAAATTTTCCTTGGGATGATTTTATACCTCACTCCCATTCCAGTTGAATTCAATTTTGATTCTGAATTATTTATGGTTACATTGATTGCACCACTACTATTCGTTGAGGGTGTTAATGTTTCAAGAGTACATTTAAGGAAGTATATCAAACCTGTTATGATGATGGCTCTAGGTCTTGTCATAACTACCGTTATAGGCGTAGGATTGTTTATTCATTGGATTTGGCCTGAATTACCTATAGGTGCTGCTTTCGCAATTGCGGCTATACTTTGTCCTACAGACGCTGTTGCGGTACAAGCAATCACGAAAGGTAAGGTTTTACCAAAAGGTTCAATGACCATTCTTGAAGGTGAATCTTTACTTAATGATGCTGCAGGTATCATTTCATTTAAAATTGCCGTAGGTGTATTGATTACTGGAACTTTTTCCATTTTTGATGCGATTCAACAATTTTTGATTGCCTCTATTGGAGGTGCTATTGTTGGTCTAATTATAGGCATGGCTTTAGTGAGATTTCGTTTAACATTAATGAGACGTGGCATTGAGAACATTAACATGTTTACATTTATACAATTGCTGACGCCGTTTGTCACTTATTTGATTGCTGAATTATTCCATGCATCAGGGATTATTGCAGCAGTAGTTGCGGGACTCGTGCATGGATTTGAACGTGACCGTATAGCTCAAACGAGAACACAATTACAGATGAGCTATAATCACACATGGAGTATTTTAGGCTACGTTTTAAATGGTTTTGTGTTTTCAATCTTAGGTTTTTTAGTACCTGAGGTAATAGTGAAAATTATTAAAACTGAACCGCATAATTTATTATTCTTAATCGTCATCACATTGCTAGTCGCTCTTGCGGTGTATCTCTTTAGATTTGTGTGGGTATATGTACTTTATCCTTATTTCTATTTATCTGTCAGTCCATTCCAAAAAATGATTTCTAAAAATGATGAAGATAAAGTTACTGAGAGTAAACCTAAGCGTAGCTTATATGCACTAATCATGACTCTATGTGGTGTACATGGAACCATTTCACTCGCAATCGCCTTAACCTTGCCATATTTATTAGCAAATCATGAAACATTTGCTTATCGAAATGATTTATTATTTATTGCTTCCGGAATGGTAATATTAAGTTTAATTATTGCACAAGTCATTCTGCCTTTAGTAACGCCTGATAGCCCTGAAGTGAAGATAGGTAATATGTCATTTAAAGAGGCGAGAATCTACATTTTAGAACATGTTATCGATTACCTAAATCAAAAATCGACGTTTGAAACGAGTTACCGTTATGGAAACGTCATTAAAGATTACCACGATAAACTCACATTTTTAAAAACGGTTGAAAAGGAAGATGAAAACTCCAAAGAACTAGAACGACTTCAAAAGATTGCATTTAACGTAGAAACAAAAACGCTAGAGAAATTGGTTGATGATGGCGAAATTACTGAGAGTGTTCTTGAAAACTATATGCGTTACGCTGAACGAACAGAAGTGTATAAACAAGCTTCGTTATTAAGACGAATTATTGTTGGTTTAAGAGGAATGCTATTGAAACGTCGTGTAAAAACAAAAATTAATTCGGCATCATCTCTTAGTGTTACTGATAACTTATTAGAATTGGGTAAAATCAATAAGCTTGTTCATTATAACGTCGTAAGTCGTTTAGCCAAAGAAGCTACTACTGATAATAAACTAGAAGTAGGTATGATTTGCGATGGATATCTGATGAGAATAGATAACTTAACACCAAACAATTTCTTTAATTCCAGACATGAAGATACACTTACCAAAATTAAATTAAATGCTTTAAGAGAACAACGTCGTATTCTAAGAGAACTAATTGAAAATGATGAGATAACAGAAGGTACTGCATTAAAATTAAGAGAATCCATTAATTATGATGAAATGGTAATTGTAGATAGTATGACATAA
- the mnhF2 gene encoding Na+/H+ antiporter Mnh2 subunit F, translated as MIEMFTQIFIISALVIFGMALLVCLVRLIKGPTTADRVVSFDASSAVVMSIVGVMSVIFNSVSYLDSIMLIAIISFVSSVSISRFIGEGRVFNGNHKRHR; from the coding sequence ATGATTGAAATGTTCACTCAAATATTTATTATAAGTGCATTAGTGATTTTTGGTATGGCACTACTTGTTTGTCTAGTCAGATTAATTAAAGGTCCCACTACTGCTGATAGAGTTGTATCATTTGATGCCTCGAGTGCTGTTGTTATGTCTATTGTTGGTGTGATGAGCGTTATTTTTAACTCAGTGTCTTATTTAGATTCAATCATGTTAATTGCAATTATTTCGTTTGTCAGTTCGGTCTCAATTTCAAGATTCATCGGGGAAGGACGTGTCTTCAATGGAAATCATAAAAGACATCGTTAG
- the mnhD2 gene encoding Na+/H+ antiporter Mnh2 subunit D produces MMSNLIILPMLLPFVCALILVFTKNKNRISKILSITTMIVNTMISIALLIYVVNHKPITLDFGGWKAPFGIQFLGDSLSLLMVSVSSFVVTLIMAYGFGRGEKRVNRFHLPTFILLLTVGVIGSFLTSDLFNLYVMFEIMLLASFVLVTLGQSVEQLRAAIVYVVLNILGSWLLLLGIGMLYKTVGTLNFSHLAMRLNHMENNQTITMISLVFLVAFSSKAALVIFMWLPKAYAVLNTELAALFAALMTKVGAYALIRFFTLLFDHHPSVTHTLLVFMACITMIIGAFGVIAYKDIKKIAAYQVILSIGFIILGLGSHTISGVNGAIFYLANDIIVKTLLFFVIGSLVYMSGYRNYQYLSGLAKREPFFGVAFVVVIFAIGGVPPFSGFPGKVLIFQGAITNGNYIGLALMIVTSLIAMYSLFRVMFIMYFGDADGEQVQFRPLPIYRKGLLSVLVVVVLAMGIAAPVVLKVTEDATNLNMKEDVFQKNVNTHLKEVNHK; encoded by the coding sequence ATGATGAGTAATTTAATAATATTGCCTATGTTGTTGCCTTTTGTATGTGCTTTAATTTTAGTCTTCACTAAAAATAAAAATCGTATTTCGAAAATCCTATCCATTACAACTATGATTGTTAATACAATGATTTCAATTGCTTTACTTATTTATGTCGTTAATCATAAACCGATAACACTTGATTTTGGGGGATGGAAAGCACCTTTCGGCATTCAATTTCTAGGTGATTCACTGAGTCTGCTTATGGTGTCAGTATCATCTTTTGTTGTTACGCTAATAATGGCATACGGCTTTGGTAGAGGGGAGAAGCGAGTCAATCGATTTCACCTTCCTACATTTATTCTTTTATTAACAGTAGGTGTTATTGGTTCGTTTTTAACTTCTGATTTATTTAACCTATACGTGATGTTTGAAATTATGCTTCTTGCTTCGTTTGTACTTGTTACATTAGGACAATCTGTTGAACAATTACGTGCAGCGATAGTATATGTTGTTCTGAATATTTTAGGTTCGTGGTTGCTTTTATTAGGAATTGGCATGTTATATAAGACAGTCGGAACACTTAATTTCTCACATTTAGCGATGCGATTGAATCATATGGAAAATAACCAAACAATAACGATGATATCTTTAGTATTTCTAGTTGCTTTTAGTTCAAAGGCAGCACTAGTGATTTTCATGTGGTTACCTAAAGCATATGCAGTGCTTAATACGGAACTTGCCGCGTTATTTGCAGCATTGATGACAAAAGTTGGAGCTTATGCGCTTATTCGTTTTTTTACTTTACTATTCGACCATCATCCAAGCGTCACGCATACATTGCTCGTGTTTATGGCTTGTATCACAATGATTATCGGTGCATTTGGTGTCATCGCTTACAAAGATATTAAGAAAATTGCGGCTTATCAAGTTATTTTGTCTATTGGATTCATTATTTTAGGTTTAGGTTCTCATACTATATCAGGTGTAAATGGTGCTATCTTCTATTTAGCGAATGATATTATCGTTAAGACATTATTGTTTTTTGTAATTGGTAGTCTTGTTTATATGTCAGGCTATCGAAATTATCAGTATTTAAGTGGACTGGCAAAAAGAGAACCATTCTTTGGTGTTGCATTTGTCGTGGTAATTTTTGCTATAGGTGGCGTACCTCCTTTTAGTGGCTTTCCGGGTAAAGTCTTAATATTCCAAGGGGCTATTACAAATGGTAATTATATTGGTTTAGCACTTATGATTGTGACAAGTTTAATTGCTATGTATAGTCTTTTTAGAGTGATGTTTATAATGTATTTTGGTGATGCTGACGGAGAACAAGTACAATTTAGACCACTACCTATTTATCGTAAAGGTTTACTTAGTGTTTTAGTTGTAGTGGTATTAGCGATGGGTATTGCAGCCCCTGTTGTTCTGAAAGTAACAGAGGATGCAACAAATCTTAATATGAAAGAAGATGTCTTTCAAAAGAATGTAAATACACATTTGAAGGAGGTTAATCATAAGTGA
- the mntC gene encoding manganese ABC transporter substrate-binding lipoprotein MntC, translating to MKKILALAIAFLIILAACGNHSNHEHHSHEGKLKVVTTNSILYDMVKRVGGNKVDVHSIVPVGQDPHEYEVKPKDIKALTDADVVFYNGLNLETGNGWFEKALDQAGKSTKDKNVIAASNNVKPIYLNGEEGNKNKQDPHAWLSLENGIKYVKTIQKSLEHHDKKDKSTYEKQGNAYISKLEELNKDSKNKFDDIPKNQRAMMTSEGAFKYFAQQFDVKPGYIWEINTEKQGTPGQMKQAIKFVKDNHLKHLLVETSVDKKAMQSLSEETKKDIYGEVFTDSIGKEGTKGDSYYKMMKSNIDTIHGSMK from the coding sequence GTGAAAAAAATTCTCGCTTTAGCAATAGCATTTTTAATTATCCTTGCCGCATGTGGGAATCACAGTAACCATGAACATCACTCACATGAAGGAAAATTAAAAGTTGTAACTACAAACTCTATTCTCTATGACATGGTTAAACGTGTCGGTGGAAATAAGGTCGATGTTCATAGCATCGTTCCAGTAGGACAAGATCCACATGAATATGAGGTTAAACCTAAAGATATTAAAGCATTAACAGATGCTGACGTTGTATTTTATAATGGTTTAAACCTAGAAACTGGAAATGGTTGGTTTGAAAAAGCACTTGACCAAGCAGGAAAATCAACAAAAGATAAAAATGTGATAGCAGCATCAAATAATGTTAAACCAATATACTTAAATGGTGAGGAAGGTAACAAAAACAAACAAGATCCACATGCATGGTTAAGTTTAGAGAATGGAATTAAATACGTAAAAACAATACAAAAATCACTAGAACATCATGATAAAAAAGATAAGTCTACATATGAAAAACAAGGGAATGCATATATATCAAAATTAGAAGAACTTAATAAAGATAGTAAAAATAAATTTGATGACATACCCAAAAATCAACGTGCCATGATGACAAGTGAAGGTGCATTTAAATATTTTGCTCAACAATTCGATGTTAAACCAGGTTATATTTGGGAGATAAACACAGAAAAACAAGGTACACCTGGTCAAATGAAACAAGCCATTAAATTTGTTAAAGATAATCATTTAAAACATTTATTAGTCGAAACAAGCGTAGATAAAAAAGCTATGCAAAGTTTATCAGAAGAAACTAAGAAAGATATTTATGGTGAAGTATTTACCGACTCTATAGGTAAGGAAGGTACTAAAGGTGACTCATACTATAAAATGATGAAATCTAATATTGATACAATACATGGTAGTATGAAATAA
- the mnhG2 gene encoding Na+/H+ antiporter Mnh2 subunit G, which produces MEIIKDIVSLIASILIFLGSIIALISAIGIVKFQDVFLRSHASTKSSTLSVLLTVVGVLIYFIVNSGFFSVRLLLSLVFINLTSPVGMHLISRAAYRNGAYMYRKDDASRQSTILLSQKEFNTPEELKKRAKLREERREKLYYKEKEYINKMDD; this is translated from the coding sequence ATGGAAATCATAAAAGACATCGTTAGTCTTATTGCTTCGATACTTATTTTCTTAGGAAGTATTATTGCATTAATTAGTGCAATAGGGATTGTAAAATTTCAAGATGTCTTTCTAAGAAGTCACGCCTCAACGAAAAGTTCTACATTGTCAGTATTACTAACTGTAGTTGGTGTACTGATCTATTTTATTGTGAATTCAGGTTTTTTCAGTGTCAGATTATTATTATCACTAGTTTTTATCAATCTTACATCTCCGGTTGGAATGCATTTGATAAGTAGAGCGGCCTACCGTAATGGTGCATATATGTACAGGAAAGACGATGCATCTAGACAATCTACTATCTTATTAAGCCAAAAAGAGTTTAATACGCCAGAAGAATTAAAAAAACGTGCAAAACTACGAGAAGAAAGACGAGAAAAATTATACTATAAAGAAAAAGAATATATTAATAAAATGGACGATTGA
- the mnhE2 gene encoding Na+/H+ antiporter Mnh2 subunit E has product MKQVVLNIVIAFLWVLFQDEDEFKFTTFFAGFLIGLIVIYILHRFFGEEFYLKKIWVAIKFLAVYLYQLITSSISTINYILFKTNEVNPGLLTYETSLKSNWAITFLTILIIITPGSTVIRISKNTNKFFIHSIDVSEKDKENLLKSIKQYEDLILEVTR; this is encoded by the coding sequence GTGAAGCAAGTTGTATTAAATATTGTTATCGCGTTCCTTTGGGTACTCTTTCAAGATGAAGATGAATTTAAATTTACAACCTTCTTTGCTGGATTTTTAATTGGTTTAATTGTGATTTATATTCTGCATCGCTTTTTTGGTGAAGAATTTTATTTGAAAAAGATATGGGTGGCTATTAAATTTTTAGCTGTATACCTATACCAGCTTATTACTTCTAGTATAAGTACCATAAATTACATCTTATTTAAGACGAATGAAGTTAATCCAGGTTTACTCACATATGAAACTTCATTAAAAAGTAATTGGGCTATTACTTTTTTAACGATTTTAATTATTATTACTCCAGGATCGACAGTTATTCGAATTTCTAAAAATACTAATAAATTTTTTATTCACAGTATTGATGTGTCAGAAAAAGATAAAGAAAATCTTCTAAAAAGTATTAAGCAGTATGAGGATTTAATTTTGGAGGTGACACGATGA
- the mnhC2 gene encoding Na+/H+ antiporter Mnh2 subunit C has product MNLILLLVIGFLVFIGTYMILSINLIRIVIGISIYTHAGNLIIMSMGKYGPHMSEPLIQGHAQNFVDPLLQAIVLTAIVIGFGMTAFLLVLIYRTYRVTKEDEISALKGDEDDE; this is encoded by the coding sequence ATGAATTTAATATTACTCCTTGTGATAGGATTTTTAGTGTTTATTGGAACTTATATGATTTTATCTATTAATTTAATTCGTATTGTTATTGGTATTTCTATTTATACACACGCCGGTAATTTAATTATTATGAGTATGGGGAAATATGGACCTCATATGTCTGAACCGCTAATTCAAGGTCATGCTCAAAACTTTGTTGATCCTTTATTACAAGCTATCGTTTTAACAGCTATTGTGATTGGATTTGGTATGACTGCGTTTTTATTGGTGTTAATATATAGAACTTACAGAGTAACTAAAGAGGATGAAATAAGTGCATTGAAAGGTGATGAAGATGATGAGTAA
- the mnhB2 gene encoding Na+/H+ antiporter Mnh2 subunit B: protein MKENDVVLKSVTKIVVFILLTFGFYVFFAGHNNPGGGFIGGLIFSSAFILMFLAFDVNEVLKSLPIDFKKLMIIGSLISVATASVPMFFGKPFLYQTEANVTFPLLGHVHVTTVTLFELGILLTVVGVIVTVMLSISGGRS from the coding sequence ATGAAAGAGAATGATGTAGTACTTAAATCAGTTACAAAAATTGTAGTGTTTATTTTGTTAACATTTGGATTTTATGTATTTTTTGCTGGCCATAATAATCCAGGTGGTGGCTTTATTGGTGGCTTGATTTTTAGCTCGGCATTTATCTTAATGTTTCTTGCCTTTGATGTAAATGAAGTGTTGAAAAGCTTGCCTATTGATTTTAAAAAATTAATGATTATAGGTTCACTCATATCTGTTGCAACTGCATCAGTGCCTATGTTTTTTGGGAAGCCATTTTTATATCAAACTGAAGCAAATGTAACATTTCCATTACTAGGACATGTTCATGTTACTACTGTGACTTTATTTGAGCTTGGCATCTTATTAACAGTAGTAGGTGTGATTGTTACAGTTATGCTATCTATAAGTGGGGGTAGATCATGA
- the sarA gene encoding global transcriptional regulator SarA, translating to MAISKINDCFELLAMVTYADRLKGIIKKEFSISFEEFAVLTYISENKEEEYYLKDIINHLNYKQPQVVKAVKNLSQENYFNKKRNEHDERTVLILVDSKQRKKIDDLLKRVNNRITEANNENEV from the coding sequence ATGGCTATTTCAAAAATCAATGACTGCTTTGAATTATTAGCTATGGTCACTTATGCTGACAGATTAAAAGGAATAATTAAAAAAGAATTCTCAATCAGCTTTGAAGAATTTGCAGTATTAACTTATATTAGTGAGAATAAAGAAGAGGAATATTATCTTAAAGATATTATCAATCACTTAAATTATAAACAACCTCAAGTTGTTAAAGCTGTTAAAAATTTATCTCAAGAAAATTACTTTAATAAAAAACGTAATGAACACGATGAAAGAACTGTTTTAATCTTAGTAGATTCTAAGCAGCGTAAAAAAATCGATGATTTACTTAAACGAGTAAACAACCGTATCACAGAAGCAAATAATGAAAATGAAGTATAA
- a CDS encoding DUF2922 domain-containing protein, with product MSKTLELVFKSNLNKPVKLLLPDFNAITTEQLIKESMNQLLELDILRFSLGKPVKIYAAQLIDKRTTVIFEDKN from the coding sequence ATGTCAAAAACTTTGGAACTCGTATTTAAATCAAATCTTAATAAACCCGTCAAATTACTATTACCCGATTTTAACGCTATTACTACAGAACAATTAATTAAAGAAAGTATGAACCAACTTTTAGAATTAGACATTTTAAGATTTAGTTTGGGAAAGCCTGTCAAAATTTATGCTGCACAACTTATTGATAAAAGGACAACTGTTATATTTGAAGATAAAAATTAA